One Bacteriovorax sp. PP10 DNA window includes the following coding sequences:
- a CDS encoding NACHT domain-containing protein translates to MIEASATLLGLAKGAIAIANIVNSLSSISGIEKNSNESLALINYLKKVMDDTKAIKSLLFNHANINFDSIYLPHQVVKCIDESVNKKEVITYNNFNEQIEIFSLHKNITFIGKAGVGKSTYIQYITRESIKNEFRIPVTIELRKIQKFTDLDVIELVASKINSVVDPKYSITADTCKELCKRGKVLLMLDGVDEIPYDLLSDGFDFINKIKIKYGEMILIITSRPNSNTEILTDFHCFEVMGLTKTQINEFIKNLKLLKYDKELIENLSKTINNTKNKILAEFITTPLYLNLYIMTFKNKTSDVPQKKYKFYQNIVEALMYYHDTNSKNSYNRSLDSKVSKDDLELVLKDFSLIQTLKNEYDFDKKTVKSNFENIKANESLKFDNELLLMDLLRAIPLFVKGQGDVYKFCHRLFQEYFFACKLKEFSSYDDKEQIYNVIFSLKRTRNFEILEFLEEIDRVHFSKYLLSILIDRIKTIKNIIKNKNNLHLFFHENSGFLVYKHKVGKKHEVAFTVMFSSLSASNYIELKNVELRKFERVIYNLIGNEILNKKIEFEKVGKKLKNSKIASDHFEFISHKEFKENISPAFDNNEQLFLALSEYLSTLKKSQENLEKVIYQKNANSLIKNILAKNKS, encoded by the coding sequence ATGATTGAAGCCTCTGCAACTTTATTGGGTTTGGCAAAGGGGGCTATTGCAATTGCAAATATTGTAAATAGTCTTTCAAGTATTAGTGGAATTGAAAAAAACTCTAATGAATCTTTAGCATTAATAAATTACTTGAAAAAGGTAATGGATGATACAAAAGCAATCAAAAGCTTACTTTTTAATCATGCAAATATTAACTTTGACTCTATTTATTTACCTCATCAAGTTGTTAAGTGCATTGACGAGAGTGTTAATAAAAAAGAAGTAATAACTTATAATAATTTCAATGAGCAAATTGAAATTTTTTCATTACATAAAAATATTACTTTCATTGGTAAAGCAGGTGTTGGGAAATCTACCTATATTCAATATATCACGCGAGAAAGTATTAAAAATGAATTTAGAATACCTGTTACAATTGAACTAAGGAAAATACAAAAGTTTACTGATCTTGATGTAATTGAATTAGTTGCGAGCAAGATAAACTCAGTCGTTGATCCCAAATATAGTATTACGGCTGATACATGTAAAGAGTTATGCAAGAGAGGTAAAGTTCTATTAATGTTAGATGGGGTAGACGAAATACCTTATGATTTACTTTCAGATGGATTTGATTTTATCAATAAAATTAAAATAAAGTACGGCGAAATGATCTTGATTATTACAAGTCGCCCAAATTCTAATACTGAAATATTAACTGATTTTCATTGCTTTGAAGTTATGGGACTTACGAAAACTCAAATTAATGAATTTATTAAAAATCTAAAATTATTAAAATATGATAAAGAGTTAATTGAAAACTTATCTAAAACTATTAATAATACAAAAAATAAAATTCTAGCTGAGTTTATTACAACTCCTTTATATTTAAACTTATACATTATGACGTTTAAAAATAAAACATCAGATGTGCCACAAAAAAAATACAAGTTTTACCAAAATATTGTTGAAGCGTTGATGTATTACCATGATACGAATTCCAAAAACTCATATAACAGATCTTTGGATTCCAAAGTTTCAAAAGATGATTTGGAATTAGTCTTAAAGGACTTTTCTTTGATTCAAACTTTAAAAAACGAATATGATTTTGACAAAAAAACTGTTAAGTCTAATTTTGAAAACATTAAGGCAAACGAAAGTCTTAAGTTTGATAATGAATTATTATTGATGGATTTATTAAGGGCAATTCCTTTATTCGTAAAGGGACAAGGTGATGTTTATAAGTTTTGTCACCGATTGTTTCAGGAGTATTTTTTTGCTTGTAAATTAAAGGAATTCTCTTCTTATGATGATAAAGAGCAGATTTACAATGTGATTTTTTCGTTAAAACGAACGCGCAATTTCGAGATTCTTGAGTTTTTAGAAGAGATAGATAGAGTGCATTTTAGCAAATATTTATTAAGCATTTTAATAGATAGAATTAAAACCATTAAAAACATTATTAAGAATAAAAATAATTTGCATCTATTTTTTCATGAAAATTCAGGTTTTTTAGTTTACAAGCACAAAGTCGGAAAGAAGCACGAGGTTGCTTTCACTGTCATGTTTAGTAGTCTCAGTGCGAGTAATTATATCGAGTTGAAAAATGTAGAACTTCGTAAGTTTGAGAGGGTTATTTATAACTTAATCGGCAATGAAATTTTAAATAAAAAAATTGAATTTGAAAAAGTTGGGAAAAAATTAAAAAATTCTAAGATAGCAAGTGATCATTTCGAATTTATTTCTCACAAAGAATTTAAAGAGAATATTTCACCAGCTTTTGACAATAACGAACAATTGTTTCTTGCTCTAAGTGAATATCTTTCGACACTTAAAAAATCTCAAGAAAATTTAGAAAAAGTTATATATCAAAAGAATGCCAATAGCTTAATAAAGAATATATTGGCAAAAAATAAGTCTTAA